A window of Pedobacter lusitanus contains these coding sequences:
- a CDS encoding endonuclease/exonuclease/phosphatase family protein — MKLKSITIPAVLLLFFAMDLHAQEPVYYLNFDNFNFKETITPKDSAYYVVDLQQSQYVKGLSGRALDLSANAILRRPVKLGKGTLPEFNEKSSFSIQVWVKTLPGAKMGTPVMGNKKADDLSTAGWQIYTRENGAWALILNDGKRRYDYKPTAERQKINDGKWHQIVFTVDRKKQEVWIYLDGKNVAIYNTPELGGFNTELATVVGGTDEKWEYGSNGQWNAFNGFLDEIKIWNTIVKDTEVQQLFAQFNTGVNINEATCVPSDLKVLTWNVWHGGHRYGQAVGLQRLIETMKPTHADIIGLVETYGSGEIIADSLGYYFYLISANLSIMSRYPVTETIKEFHPSNFGGVKLNLGSGKNLVYLNTWLNYLPDVDASIRQQQKNAQELIKDEADTRHMEIKEILRRIDPYLKNAAHIPVIMGGDFNMGSHLDWTEETKAIHFNRIVEWPESKEMLNAGFTDSYRALHVNPLSDPGLTWGVRAATTTAKYGVRDRIDFIYFKGNKLNPIESRVIDYHPVMFPSDHAAVMSIFQWKN, encoded by the coding sequence ATGAAACTTAAAAGCATAACTATTCCCGCAGTTTTACTGCTGTTTTTTGCAATGGATCTTCACGCTCAGGAACCGGTATATTATCTCAATTTTGACAACTTCAATTTTAAAGAGACCATTACACCTAAAGACAGCGCATATTATGTTGTTGATCTTCAGCAATCCCAGTATGTAAAAGGATTGAGTGGCAGGGCACTGGATCTTTCTGCCAATGCAATCTTAAGAAGACCGGTTAAACTCGGTAAGGGTACATTACCTGAGTTTAACGAAAAGAGCTCTTTTTCAATCCAGGTATGGGTTAAAACTTTGCCGGGTGCAAAGATGGGTACTCCCGTAATGGGGAATAAAAAAGCAGATGATTTATCGACTGCAGGCTGGCAGATTTATACCCGGGAGAATGGTGCGTGGGCGCTGATTTTAAATGATGGCAAAAGACGATATGATTATAAACCTACAGCAGAAAGACAAAAAATAAATGATGGAAAATGGCACCAGATTGTTTTTACTGTTGACAGAAAAAAGCAGGAAGTGTGGATTTATCTGGATGGAAAGAACGTAGCGATATACAATACACCAGAACTCGGCGGATTTAATACAGAGCTGGCAACAGTTGTGGGAGGGACAGATGAAAAGTGGGAGTATGGATCAAATGGACAGTGGAATGCATTTAATGGATTTCTCGATGAGATAAAGATTTGGAATACGATCGTAAAAGATACAGAAGTACAGCAATTATTCGCACAATTCAACACAGGGGTAAATATAAATGAAGCAACCTGTGTTCCTTCAGATCTCAAAGTCCTGACATGGAATGTCTGGCATGGCGGACATCGTTACGGACAGGCTGTAGGTTTACAAAGGTTAATAGAAACCATGAAACCGACACATGCAGATATTATAGGTCTGGTTGAAACTTACGGATCCGGTGAAATCATTGCTGATTCTCTGGGATATTATTTCTATCTGATCAGTGCCAATTTATCCATCATGAGCCGTTACCCTGTCACAGAGACGATTAAAGAATTTCATCCTTCCAATTTTGGAGGGGTGAAATTAAATCTGGGTTCCGGTAAAAACCTGGTTTATCTGAATACCTGGCTGAATTATCTGCCTGATGTAGATGCCAGTATCAGACAGCAGCAAAAAAATGCTCAGGAATTAATCAAGGATGAGGCTGATACCCGACACATGGAAATCAAAGAAATACTGAGAAGGATAGATCCTTATCTTAAAAATGCAGCTCATATACCTGTAATTATGGGGGGCGATTTCAATATGGGGTCGCATCTGGATTGGACGGAAGAAACAAAGGCTATTCATTTTAACCGTATCGTAGAATGGCCGGAAAGTAAAGAAATGCTCAATGCAGGGTTTACAGATAGTTATCGTGCGCTCCATGTCAATCCTTTATCAGATCCCGGATTAACATGGGGAGTAAGGGCAGCAACAACAACAGCTAAATATGGTGTCAGAGATAGGATTGACTTTATCTATTTTAAAGGAAATAAGCTGAATCCGATTGAATCAAGGGTGATTGATTATCATCCGGTGATGTTTCCGTCTGATCACGCAGCTGTCATGTCAATTTTTCAATGGAAAAATTAA
- the mnmH gene encoding tRNA 2-selenouridine(34) synthase MnmH, with protein MIRTITISDFISLSEVIPLVDVRTPAEFAQGKIPGAFNLPIFTNEERVLVGTTYKQVGREQAILLGFDLTGNKWSSFIKEALEISPAKKIAVHCWRGGMRSGAMAWALDLYGFEVYLIEGGYKSYRRWSAGQFEKNYQLNILGGMTGSGKTRLLHQFRSSGEQIIDLEDLAQHQGSSYGTMNKMVQPTQEQFENNLAFQLNLLDQDRTVWVEDESLTIGKRCIPNPFWHQMRDAVLVNIQVPHEYRVELLAAEYGALDAAFLIECTERIWKRLGPEQTKNAILAIEEGRMPDFIRIVLVYYDKTYRTGLSKRNKEKVITVELESKDIMANAARILNSLKEAATRK; from the coding sequence ATGATCAGAACGATTACTATCAGTGACTTTATCAGCCTGTCTGAAGTTATTCCCTTAGTTGATGTCCGGACCCCTGCAGAGTTTGCGCAGGGGAAAATACCCGGCGCATTTAATCTCCCGATTTTCACGAACGAAGAACGTGTTCTTGTAGGTACCACCTATAAGCAGGTTGGAAGAGAACAGGCTATTTTACTGGGCTTTGATCTGACCGGGAATAAATGGTCTTCATTCATCAAAGAAGCACTGGAGATTTCACCTGCAAAAAAGATAGCGGTACACTGCTGGCGTGGCGGAATGCGAAGCGGCGCAATGGCCTGGGCACTGGATCTATATGGTTTTGAAGTTTACCTTATTGAGGGTGGTTATAAAAGCTATCGCAGATGGTCTGCCGGACAATTTGAAAAAAACTATCAGCTGAATATTCTGGGCGGGATGACCGGTTCGGGGAAAACCAGGCTGTTACATCAGTTTCGGTCTTCCGGAGAACAGATCATAGACCTCGAAGACCTGGCTCAGCATCAGGGCTCATCCTATGGTACCATGAACAAAATGGTACAGCCTACACAGGAACAATTTGAAAATAATCTTGCTTTTCAGCTGAATCTGCTGGATCAGGATCGTACTGTATGGGTAGAGGATGAGAGTCTGACCATTGGTAAAAGATGTATACCCAATCCTTTCTGGCACCAGATGAGAGATGCTGTACTGGTCAATATCCAGGTTCCTCATGAATACCGTGTTGAATTACTGGCTGCAGAATATGGCGCTTTAGATGCGGCATTTTTAATTGAATGTACAGAGCGGATCTGGAAAAGATTAGGCCCGGAGCAGACTAAAAATGCTATCCTGGCAATTGAAGAAGGCCGGATGCCGGATTTTATCCGGATCGTACTGGTTTATTATGATAAAACTTACAGGACAGGTCTGAGCAAGCGGAATAAAGAGAAAGTTATTACAGTTGAGCTGGAAAGTAAAGATATCATGGCCAATGCCGCCCGGATTTTGAATTCCTTAAAAGAAGCAGCTACCAGAAAATAA
- a CDS encoding alkaline phosphatase family protein, giving the protein MNKRIFPVLLALLTSAAAYAQKSNKVENVIIVSIDGLRWHEVFQGAEKALIKNKKYNSQDSVQRIKKYWADDQQERRKKLMPFVWSVIAKEGQLYGNRDLGSLVNVKNPYWFSYPGRNENLTGFADPKVNSNDYPDNPNKNILEFIDQQKGYKGKVASFASWDAVVRIINRNRNGLMVNNPFENIKDTNLTEAEKLANEIQHYEPKIWGDGERMDATTYAIAKSYIMARHPKIVYLDLADTDEHGHEGHYELYLDATHSIDAMLGSLWENIQHDPFYKNKTAIIVMPDHGRGEGKQWTSHGSGTPHSNETWLMAIGPQIKPLGEVKNNGQLYQDQYAQTIVRLLGFEFTSANPIGEAIESVLK; this is encoded by the coding sequence ATGAATAAAAGAATTTTTCCGGTACTGCTGGCCTTATTAACGTCGGCTGCTGCCTATGCTCAGAAAAGTAATAAGGTAGAAAATGTGATTATTGTATCTATTGATGGTTTGCGCTGGCATGAAGTTTTTCAGGGAGCCGAGAAAGCATTGATCAAGAACAAAAAGTATAATTCACAGGATTCAGTTCAGAGAATAAAAAAATACTGGGCTGATGATCAGCAGGAACGTAGAAAAAAATTAATGCCTTTTGTCTGGAGTGTAATTGCAAAAGAGGGGCAGTTATATGGCAACCGCGATTTGGGAAGTCTGGTGAATGTTAAAAATCCTTACTGGTTTTCATACCCCGGACGTAATGAGAATCTGACTGGTTTTGCAGATCCGAAAGTGAATTCTAATGATTATCCTGATAATCCGAATAAGAATATTCTGGAATTTATCGATCAGCAAAAGGGATATAAAGGTAAAGTTGCCTCATTTGCCTCCTGGGATGCCGTAGTCAGAATAATTAACCGGAATCGAAATGGCCTGATGGTGAATAACCCATTTGAAAACATAAAAGATACTAATCTTACCGAGGCTGAAAAATTAGCTAATGAAATTCAGCATTATGAGCCTAAAATATGGGGTGATGGAGAGCGTATGGATGCAACTACCTATGCAATAGCAAAATCTTATATCATGGCCAGACATCCAAAAATTGTTTACCTTGACCTGGCTGATACCGATGAACACGGACATGAGGGGCATTATGAACTTTATCTGGATGCAACCCATAGTATTGATGCGATGCTTGGCAGCCTATGGGAAAATATTCAGCATGATCCTTTTTATAAAAATAAGACAGCTATTATAGTTATGCCGGATCATGGCAGAGGCGAAGGTAAACAATGGACCAGTCATGGTTCCGGTACTCCACATTCCAATGAAACCTGGCTGATGGCCATCGGACCTCAGATAAAACCTTTGGGTGAGGTTAAAAATAATGGGCAGTTATACCAGGATCAATATGCCCAAACCATAGTCCGCTTACTGGGTTTTGAGTTTACTTCGGCAAATCCAATTGGTGAAGCCATAGAAAGCGTTTTGAAATAA
- a CDS encoding DUF3095 domain-containing protein gives MGNVKTDLFYTEMPSVGVGINDLLAQEDLFFKVPPDWHIVITDIKNSTRAVQNGQHKEVNFLATGSIVAVLNIAEKMKVDVPFFFGGDGATFIVPPLIFAPVMGALSLYRVNSLTNFDLEIRTGTITVSRVYQEGYELRISKYNRSSFFSIPVVLGTGLDYAEKLIKAEDYESGEFLSEENELDLSGMQCRWDRIAPPENQQEVVSLLVVAAKGVSQSAVLRKVMLKIEEIYGDPLQRQPISIPKLRLQTTFNSLKTELLAKLGKFDWLEIIKAQLVSIYGFIYFRTLKGKRYLEKLIEMSDTLVLDGKINTVISGTVLQRQKLENLLSQMESSGEIFFGLHSSNASVMSCYVRNMDDGHIHFVDGAEGGYTQASKILKRKLIHL, from the coding sequence ATGGGAAATGTAAAAACCGACTTGTTTTACACTGAAATGCCATCTGTTGGTGTAGGTATAAATGATCTTTTAGCTCAGGAAGATCTCTTTTTTAAAGTTCCGCCCGACTGGCATATCGTGATCACAGATATTAAGAATTCTACCCGGGCTGTGCAGAACGGACAACATAAAGAGGTGAATTTTCTTGCTACAGGCAGTATCGTTGCCGTACTGAATATTGCTGAAAAAATGAAGGTAGATGTACCATTCTTTTTTGGAGGCGATGGTGCAACGTTTATTGTTCCTCCATTGATCTTTGCTCCCGTTATGGGAGCTTTGTCTTTATACCGGGTAAATTCACTGACTAATTTTGATCTGGAAATCCGTACCGGAACCATAACCGTGAGCAGGGTTTATCAGGAGGGTTATGAGCTACGGATTTCTAAATATAACCGGTCATCTTTTTTCTCAATTCCTGTGGTGCTTGGAACCGGGCTGGATTATGCTGAAAAACTGATTAAAGCAGAAGATTACGAATCTGGTGAGTTTCTTTCGGAAGAAAATGAACTGGATCTTTCCGGTATGCAATGCCGGTGGGATAGGATTGCCCCACCGGAAAATCAACAGGAAGTCGTGTCCTTACTTGTTGTTGCAGCCAAAGGAGTAAGTCAGTCTGCAGTGCTGCGGAAAGTGATGCTTAAAATAGAAGAGATTTATGGTGATCCCCTACAAAGACAACCTATATCGATCCCAAAGCTACGTTTGCAAACGACCTTCAATAGTCTAAAGACAGAATTGCTGGCTAAACTCGGGAAATTTGACTGGCTTGAAATTATAAAAGCCCAATTGGTAAGCATTTATGGTTTCATTTATTTCCGTACTCTGAAAGGAAAACGTTATCTGGAAAAACTGATTGAAATGTCAGATACGCTTGTATTGGACGGAAAGATTAATACAGTAATTTCGGGTACGGTTTTACAAAGGCAGAAACTGGAAAATCTCCTGTCACAAATGGAATCCTCCGGTGAAATATTTTTTGGATTGCATAGTAGTAATGCTTCTGTCATGTCCTGTTATGTAAGAAATATGGATGATGGCCATATACATTTTGTAGATGGTGCGGAAGGTGGTTATACACAGGCCTCAAAAATACTTAAGCGTAAATTAATCCATCTTTAG
- a CDS encoding SusC/RagA family TonB-linked outer membrane protein, with protein sequence MEIIYSLKKVGQITILVWLLGLSATYAQSTVTGTVTDEKNQGMPGVSVKVKGSNIGGTTNTTGKFSLTISPNSTLIFSYIGYQPQEINAGTQSQVNVKLTPEQNALNEVVVTALGVKKEKRSLGYAVQEVQGESLQKAISPNVVESLTGKVAGLTIQNSSDFFSDPKIFLRGKKPLIVINGVPNTDTDLWNISSDDIENVSVLKGAAASALYGSLGLNGAVQITLKNGSKAAMGTTVAVNSSTTFQGGFIRIPRAQTLYGPGDAGQYAFGSGGPGGGGVNDFDYSVWGPKFDGRLIPQYDSPIDPVTGKRIPTPWIARGKDNLGNFMQTGLLTSTNFSVQSKGENGSITLSDTYKYSKASVPGAKLNINTFRLSGYTNLSKKLTVEGSLQHTYEFASNLPRNDYGPHSPIYNLTIWGGAHFDIRDFKDYWVPGKEGIKQRFVENWRYNNPYMLAYEWRRPYTKNDILGSLKFNYKINNQLDVDIRTNLNTYTLTKDEEIAMDIYDYSIADRGGRYRHNEYTFLESNTDFLLKYRNTFFNNVFSVNATLGGNQRYTANTEAHAATTKLIVPNIFKLENSTDKITPTSYKDRKGIYSAYSSVDIGYKNKLFLGLTGRTDKSSTLPVNNSAFFYPSASLSAIVSDIFKLPTVISYLKLRTAYAKVGGDMDIYTAVNSYSTGDRYRNSPTAAYPNIIDNPNLKPEFNTTYEAGMEARFLNDRLGFDFTYYTNNYGPQIFTQPFSQTSGYTGIRLNGRTTQRRGYDFSVNVTPVKTDNFSWTSIINMDSGKDYLKSLPPLADGTPQLMEGKIPVGGRLDEYWYNDWEKSPDGKLIIDANGLPRVTDYTVDMGNQKTSFTLSMNNTFNYKNLSLSFLVDGRFGGITYDGYERNLWQSGSHPDAVGPERELSNIAYATGGDPKTMLIPGLKIVSGAAKYDPNGNLLSDTRVFAPNDYKVDYQTWAKGYKAAWQNLIIDKTFIKLREVVLTYNFPASFLKKTFIKGASISLVGRNLYYWTKDKTFGDLDTYSMETGDTGLQQPSQRTYGFNINLKL encoded by the coding sequence ATGGAAATTATCTACTCATTAAAAAAGGTGGGCCAAATAACCATTTTGGTCTGGCTGCTGGGCCTGAGTGCCACTTATGCTCAAAGCACTGTCACGGGAACAGTCACAGATGAAAAAAACCAGGGTATGCCTGGTGTATCTGTCAAAGTAAAAGGCAGTAATATTGGTGGCACCACCAATACGACAGGAAAATTCAGTCTGACTATCTCACCTAACTCTACCCTGATTTTCAGTTACATTGGCTACCAGCCGCAAGAGATTAATGCTGGTACACAATCACAGGTCAATGTAAAACTCACCCCCGAACAGAATGCCCTTAACGAGGTTGTAGTAACTGCATTAGGTGTAAAAAAAGAGAAACGAAGTCTTGGTTATGCTGTGCAGGAAGTACAGGGTGAGTCTTTGCAAAAGGCTATTTCCCCGAATGTGGTAGAATCTTTAACGGGTAAAGTAGCAGGACTGACCATCCAGAACAGCAGCGACTTCTTCTCTGATCCCAAAATATTTCTAAGGGGTAAAAAGCCCTTAATTGTTATAAATGGTGTTCCTAATACCGATACTGACCTATGGAATATCAGTTCTGATGATATAGAAAATGTATCGGTTCTTAAAGGTGCAGCTGCATCTGCATTATATGGTTCTCTGGGACTTAACGGGGCAGTGCAGATTACTTTAAAAAATGGCAGCAAAGCTGCTATGGGAACCACCGTAGCTGTAAATTCTTCGACTACTTTCCAGGGAGGGTTTATCAGAATTCCGAGAGCTCAGACTCTGTATGGCCCGGGTGATGCCGGACAATATGCATTTGGTTCGGGAGGCCCCGGAGGCGGAGGTGTAAATGACTTTGATTATTCGGTATGGGGTCCCAAATTTGACGGACGACTGATTCCTCAATATGACTCTCCTATTGACCCGGTTACTGGTAAAAGAATTCCTACCCCATGGATTGCCAGAGGCAAAGACAATCTGGGCAATTTTATGCAAACCGGCTTGTTGACCTCTACAAATTTCTCTGTACAAAGCAAAGGAGAAAATGGAAGTATTACACTCTCTGACACTTACAAATATTCAAAAGCATCAGTACCAGGCGCCAAATTAAACATCAATACTTTCCGTCTGAGCGGCTATACGAATCTTTCAAAAAAGCTGACCGTTGAAGGATCATTGCAACATACTTATGAGTTTGCAAGTAACCTGCCCCGCAATGACTATGGTCCGCACTCTCCTATCTACAATTTAACGATTTGGGGAGGTGCCCATTTTGATATCAGGGATTTTAAAGATTACTGGGTTCCGGGTAAAGAAGGAATCAAGCAACGCTTTGTAGAAAACTGGCGATACAATAACCCGTACATGCTTGCTTATGAGTGGAGAAGACCTTATACTAAAAACGATATTCTGGGGTCACTGAAATTCAACTATAAAATCAATAATCAGCTGGATGTAGATATCAGAACTAATCTGAATACCTATACCTTAACCAAAGATGAAGAGATTGCGATGGACATTTATGACTATAGCATTGCCGATCGCGGTGGCAGATACAGACATAATGAATATACATTTCTCGAATCAAATACCGATTTCCTGCTAAAATACCGCAATACTTTCTTCAATAATGTATTCAGTGTAAATGCTACTTTAGGCGGAAACCAGCGCTATACAGCAAATACAGAGGCGCATGCAGCTACTACAAAACTAATCGTTCCGAACATCTTTAAACTGGAAAATTCGACTGATAAGATCACTCCTACCAGTTATAAGGACAGAAAAGGCATATATAGTGCTTATTCTTCCGTTGACATTGGTTATAAAAACAAGCTATTTCTTGGTCTGACAGGCAGAACAGACAAATCTTCCACTTTACCGGTAAATAATTCTGCTTTCTTTTATCCTTCTGCGTCATTGAGTGCTATAGTAAGCGATATATTTAAGTTGCCTACAGTTATCAGCTATCTGAAATTAAGAACGGCTTATGCAAAAGTTGGCGGTGATATGGATATCTATACTGCTGTAAACTCCTATTCAACTGGTGACCGATACAGAAACTCACCTACAGCTGCTTATCCCAATATTATTGACAATCCGAATCTGAAGCCGGAGTTTAACACTACTTATGAGGCAGGTATGGAAGCCAGATTCTTAAATGACAGACTGGGTTTCGATTTTACCTATTATACCAACAACTACGGTCCTCAGATATTTACCCAGCCTTTTTCTCAAACATCGGGTTATACAGGTATCAGACTGAATGGAAGAACAACGCAAAGAAGAGGTTATGACTTTTCTGTAAATGTTACCCCGGTAAAAACTGATAATTTCTCCTGGACTTCAATTATCAATATGGATTCCGGTAAAGATTACTTAAAGTCATTACCTCCGCTGGCTGACGGAACTCCACAACTGATGGAAGGAAAAATCCCGGTAGGCGGACGTCTGGATGAGTACTGGTATAACGATTGGGAAAAATCACCTGATGGCAAACTGATTATTGATGCAAACGGATTACCCAGAGTTACAGATTACACCGTAGATATGGGTAACCAAAAAACAAGTTTTACACTGAGCATGAACAATACTTTCAATTATAAAAATCTATCTCTTTCCTTTTTGGTCGACGGCAGATTTGGTGGTATTACTTATGATGGTTATGAGCGAAATCTTTGGCAATCAGGCTCTCACCCTGATGCAGTTGGCCCTGAAAGAGAATTATCAAATATCGCTTATGCTACCGGAGGTGACCCAAAGACGATGCTGATACCAGGACTTAAAATTGTAAGCGGGGCGGCAAAATATGACCCGAATGGCAATCTGCTTTCTGATACAAGAGTATTTGCTCCAAACGATTATAAAGTTGATTATCAGACCTGGGCAAAAGGATATAAAGCAGCATGGCAAAATCTCATTATTGACAAGACTTTTATCAAATTGAGAGAAGTTGTCCTCACTTATAATTTTCCGGCCTCTTTCCTGAAAAAAACTTTTATTAAAGGAGCTTCTATTTCTTTAGTAGGTCGAAATCTATATTACTGGACCAAAGACAAAACCTTTGGTGATCTGGATACATACAGTATGGAGACTGGAGATACTGGTCTTCAGCAGCCTTCACAAAGGACTTACGGTTTTAATATCAATCTTAAATTATAA
- the selD gene encoding selenide, water dikinase SelD, translating to MDANNIKLTQYSHGAGCGCKISPAILDKILHSAVPAITDPRLLVGNDKRDDAAVFDLGNGSALISTTDFFMPIVDDPYDFGRIASANAISDVYAMGGKPVMAIAILGWPIEKLAPEIAQKVLEGARAICAEAGITLAGGHSIDCPEPVFGLSVNGLVNTSQLKQNSTATAGCRLYLTKSLGVGILSTAQKKGVLLAEDAAIALKSMVTLNKPGELFGQLESVKAMTDVTGFGLLGHLAEMCEGSDLSAVIEFDKVPVISSLPYYLELNCYPGGTQRNWNSYGHKVSELTANQKFILADPQTSGGLLVAVEADGVETFEALLKAQGLTEEHLVSFGWLKDRDTAQLIQVV from the coding sequence ATGGACGCGAATAATATAAAACTTACTCAATATTCACATGGTGCAGGATGCGGTTGTAAAATCAGCCCTGCCATACTTGATAAAATCCTGCACAGTGCAGTTCCTGCAATTACTGATCCCCGGCTTTTAGTAGGGAATGACAAAAGAGATGATGCAGCAGTATTTGATCTGGGGAACGGATCAGCGCTGATTTCTACTACAGACTTTTTTATGCCTATAGTGGATGATCCTTACGATTTTGGCAGAATTGCTTCTGCCAATGCAATCAGTGATGTCTATGCAATGGGAGGAAAGCCAGTTATGGCGATCGCAATTTTAGGCTGGCCGATTGAAAAGCTTGCACCCGAAATTGCACAGAAAGTGCTGGAAGGTGCAAGAGCTATTTGTGCTGAAGCGGGTATTACACTTGCCGGCGGGCATAGTATAGATTGTCCGGAGCCGGTTTTCGGATTATCAGTTAATGGACTGGTCAACACTTCACAGCTTAAACAAAACTCTACAGCAACAGCTGGCTGCCGTTTGTATTTAACCAAATCCCTGGGTGTAGGTATTTTATCTACTGCTCAGAAAAAAGGTGTATTGCTTGCCGAAGATGCGGCAATTGCGCTGAAAAGTATGGTTACCCTGAATAAGCCGGGTGAGTTGTTCGGTCAGCTGGAAAGTGTAAAGGCTATGACTGATGTTACTGGTTTTGGATTGCTTGGTCATTTAGCAGAAATGTGTGAGGGAAGTGATTTATCAGCAGTTATTGAATTTGACAAGGTGCCGGTAATTTCTTCATTGCCCTATTATCTGGAGCTCAATTGTTATCCGGGTGGTACACAAAGAAACTGGAATAGTTATGGCCATAAAGTAAGTGAACTGACGGCAAATCAGAAATTCATCCTTGCTGATCCTCAGACCAGCGGAGGTTTGCTGGTTGCAGTTGAAGCAGATGGTGTGGAAACATTTGAAGCTTTGCTGAAAGCACAAGGCCTGACTGAAGAACATCTGGTATCTTTTGGCTGGCTGAAAGACAGAGACACAGCGCAGCTGATTCAGGTAGTCTAA
- a CDS encoding rhodanese-like domain-containing protein codes for MLKNILFRTAIMLLLFTAGVTAAYAQTSKPFLQSNPWKEDQLIEPAALAAMISKKEEVKIYNIGVVQNIRGAINVGAASDAVNLEKLKQLLKTVPKNKSIVIYCGCCPMGKCPNIRPAFKLFLEQKFTNVRLLDLPDNIKIDWVDKGYPVE; via the coding sequence ATGCTTAAAAACATTTTATTCAGGACAGCTATTATGCTGTTGTTATTTACAGCCGGAGTAACTGCTGCATATGCACAGACTTCAAAACCTTTTTTACAAAGTAATCCCTGGAAAGAGGATCAGTTAATTGAACCGGCTGCACTGGCTGCTATGATCAGTAAAAAGGAAGAGGTTAAAATCTATAATATTGGAGTGGTTCAGAACATCAGGGGAGCAATCAATGTTGGTGCTGCAAGTGATGCTGTGAATCTGGAAAAACTAAAACAGCTCCTGAAAACGGTGCCTAAAAATAAATCCATCGTGATTTACTGCGGTTGTTGTCCGATGGGTAAATGCCCTAATATAAGACCAGCATTTAAATTGTTTTTGGAGCAGAAATTTACTAATGTCCGTCTGCTGGATCTTCCGGATAATATCAAAATTGACTGGGTTGATAAGGGATATCCCGTAGAATAA